The DNA segment TCCGGAATCACCGGCTAGCGTGGTAGAACTTGCTGATGCTGTAGGCTCTACCAGTCAGCTCATTAAAGCAGCTAAAGAGCTACCACATCAAAAAATGATTGTTGCAACAGATAAAGGTATCTTTTTCAAAATGCAGCAATTGGTACCTGAAAAAGAATTAGTTGAAGCTCCTACAGCAGGTAACGGTGCAACTTGTCGTAGCTGTGCTCATTGCCCGTGGATGGCAATGAACGGTTTGAAAGCGATTGAAAGTGCATTATCAGAAGGTGGTGCAGAACATGAGATCTTTGTTGATGAGGAAACTCGCGTTAAATCACTCATCCCGCTAAATCGTATGTTGGACTTTGCTGAATCTTTAAATCTTAAAGTGAAAGGAAACGCGTAGAGTTTAGCGTTTTCCACTAGGCTTAACCTTCGATCTAAAAAAATTGAGCATTTCGAGTGAATAACTCGGAATGCTTTTTTTTTACAGCCACTTTTTGCCACGCCGCTCACACAAACTCTATTAATTTTATTATCAACACCAGAATTGTCGACAATTCTGTTGACTGAACTCTGTATCCTTGTCTATTTTATCACCATAAAATCCAGATTGTTGACACTTTGCTGCTTGAATAGATAGTGCGCAAAAGTGAAAGGTGAAAAATGAACGTTGCTACAGAGAATAAATCGAGTGTTGAATGTAAAGAAAATACTAAGTCGGAAAACCTGACAGAATATTTGATTGAGGCCATCGTGAATGGACAAATATTACCAGGTAGTAAGATCTCAGAGCCTGAGCTTGCGAGACGTTTTAATGTCAGTCGTGGCCCATTACGTGAAGCCATTATGCGGGTAGAGGGCTTAGGGTTAATTGAACGTATTCCTCACATTGGTGCACGGGTAACGACCTTTTCGCGACAAAAATTGCTTGATCTGTATGCCGTGCGTGAGGCACTGGAGGGGATGGCGGCTAGGCTTGCGGCACGTTTGATTACTGATGAAGAGATAGAGGCCTTAGAATCAGTATTGTCGACACATTCGAAACACATCGACCAATCGGAAGGGCAGTCCTATTTTCACCAACACGGTGATTTTGACTTTCACTACTGCATTATTAAAGCCAGTCGTAATACGCAACTTATAAGCTTGTTGTGCGATGAACTTTATCATTTGCTGCGTATGTACCGTTATCAATCACCGCGCAGTCATTCCCGACCCGTTGAGGCGTTGAATGAGCATTTATTCATATTCCAAGCGATAAAAAATAGAGATGAAGAATTGGCTGAAATGCTAATGCGTCGTCATATTTCTGGCAGTCGTAAATTGATCGAGCAGCAAATCCAATTAATTGATTAACCAATATTACGGATGATAGGGAGAACACCATGTCACACGCCTTGACTCAAGGACAAAAGTTTCGCCAAGCGGTAAAGCAAAATGATCCGCTACAAATTGTCGGCACCATTAATCCATATTGCGCCATGATGGCAAAAAACATTGGTCATCAGGCGATTTATTTATCCGGTGGCGGTATTGCCAATGCATCTTATGGCTTGCCGGATTTAGGCATTACGACCTTAAATGATGTACTGGTGGATGTAGAACGTATTACCAATGCCTGTGATTTGCCGCTGCTGGTGGATATTGATACTGGATTTGGTGGCGCATTCAATATTGCTCGCACTATTAAAGCGATGGAAAAAGCTGGTGCGGGTGCCGTGCACATGGAAGATCAAGTCGCACAAAAACGCTGTGGTCATCGTCCTAATAAAGCGATTGTTAGCCAGCAAGAAATGGTCGATCGAGTCAAAGCTGCTGTTGATGCACGTTGTGATGACAGTTTTGTCGTGATGGCACGAACCGATGCGTTAGCGGTAGAAGGGATTGATAAAGCGATTGAACGCGCGATTGCTTGTGTGGAAGCGGGCGCGGATATGATTTTCCCTGAAGCCATGAATCAACTCGATCAATACGTGCAGTTTTCGCAATCACTAGAATCTGCCATCGGCCGCCGAGTGCCTATTCTTGCCAACATTACTGAGTTTGGTCAAACACCTTTATTTAATTGTGAGCAGCTCGCCAAAGCGCGTGTCGATATGGTGCTGTATCCGCTTAGTGCATTCCGCGCCATGAATAAAGCCGCAGAAATGGTGTATCAGCATCTACTTACCGAAGGCAATCAAGAAGCGTTGCTCGACAGTATGCAAACCCGCAATGAGTTGTATCAGCATCTGAAATACCATGATTATGAAGATAAGCTAGATCAACTATTTTCTGAAGAACAAAAATAGAGCTGGATTACGAGGACGCTACGCTCGGGAGCTGAAAAGAGTAGTCGAATTTCGAGTCTCGGGCGCCTTGCTGCTCGTGATTCGGAAAAGAACAACCTCGAGACACGATAAGCGTAGCGACCTAGTAACGAGATACGAAAAAATCCATAACGTGAAAGGATTTCACTGACAAAACTAAGCGCCAATGAGTGCTGTTGCCAAAAGAGCAAATGCAGTGAAATCGAAAAGGAGTTCAAACATGACAAACAAGCCATTATCCGGTGCCGGTTTACGAGGACAAAGGGCTGGTGAAACTGCACTATGTACAGTGGGTAAAACAGGGACAGGGTTAACTTATCGCGGTTACGATATTACCGATTTGGCTCACCATGCCGAATTTGAAGAAGTGGCTCATTTATTGTTGGTTGGTCACTTGCCAACACAAGCCGAATTAGATGAATACAAAACCCGCTTGATAGGTTTACGTGGTTTGCCTGAGGCACTCAAGCAAGCGCTTGAACTTATTCCTGCTGATGCCCATCCAATGGATGTGATGCGTACCGGTTGTTCGGTGCTAGGTAACCTTGAACAAGAAGCAGACTTTAGCCAGCAGCAAGCGGCGACAGAACGTATGCTAGCGCTGTTTCCTGCGATTATTTGTTATTGGTATCGTTTTAGTCATGATGGCGTGCGTGTTGATACTTTTGATCACAGTGAAGACTCCATTGGAGGTTACTTCTTAAAACTCGTTACCGACAAAACCCCAAGCGAGTTGCACCGTAAAGTGATGCACTGCTCGCTGATCTTATACGCTGAGCATGAGTTTAATGCCTCGACTTTTACCGCTCGCGTGTGCGCATCAACATTATCTGATATTCATTCTTGTGTGGCTGGCGCCATTGGTAGCTTGCGTGGGCCTTTGCATGGCGGCGCAAATGAAGCGGCAATGGAGATGATCCAAGCTTGGAAAACCCCTGATGAAGCCGAGCAAAATATCCTGCGTATGCTGGAAAACAAAGACAAAATCATGGGCTTTGGGCACGCGATATATCGTGAGTCTGATCCACGCAACGCACTGATCAAAGAATGGTCGAAAAAACTGTCGCAAGATGTCGGTGACGATCATTTGTATGCGGTGTCTGAGCGGGTAGAAGCGGTAATGAAGCGCGAAAAAGGCCTATTCTGTAATGCTGATTTCTTCCATGCTTCGGCTTATCACTTTATGGATATTCCCACCAAATTGTTTACTCCGATATTTGTCATGAGTCGTTTAACTGGCTGGGCGGCGCATGTGTTTGAGCAACGCGCCAATAACCGCATTATTCGCCCAAGTGCTGATTATGTTGGGCCAGGGCACCAAACTTGGGTCCCGATTGAGCAACGCTAACCGCTGTCAGTGAGCAAAGAACGCTGTGAGTGATTAAAAACATAGGAAGTTGTATGAATAACCAATATCGTAAAGTGTTGCCAGGAACGGGGCTTGAATATTTTGATGCCAAAGCGGCAGTAGAAGAGATTCAAGCAGGCGCGTATCAAACCTTGCCTTATACCTCGCGCGTGTTGGCGGAAAACTTAGTGCGCCATTGTGAGCCGCAAGATTTGCAAGCCAGTCTAATCCAACTGATTGAGCGTAAACGAGACTTGGATTTTCCTTGGTATCCGGCGCGTGTGGTGTGCCATGACATTTTAGGTCAAACCGCGCTGGTGGATTTAGCCGGCCTGCGTGATGCAATCGCCTCGCAAGGTGGTGACCCTGCCAAGGTGAATCCGGTAGTAGAAACGCAATTGATTGTGGACCATTCACTGGCAGTGGAACATGCCGGTTTTGAAGCGGATGCATTTGCCAAAAACCGCGCAATAGAAGATCGTCGCAACGAAGACCGCTTTCATTTTATTGAATGGTGTAAAACCGCGTTTGAAAATGTCAGTGTGATCCCT comes from the Vibrio gangliei genome and includes:
- a CDS encoding GntR family transcriptional regulator — protein: MNVATENKSSVECKENTKSENLTEYLIEAIVNGQILPGSKISEPELARRFNVSRGPLREAIMRVEGLGLIERIPHIGARVTTFSRQKLLDLYAVREALEGMAARLAARLITDEEIEALESVLSTHSKHIDQSEGQSYFHQHGDFDFHYCIIKASRNTQLISLLCDELYHLLRMYRYQSPRSHSRPVEALNEHLFIFQAIKNRDEELAEMLMRRHISGSRKLIEQQIQLID
- the prpC gene encoding bifunctional 2-methylcitrate synthase/citrate synthase, producing the protein MTNKPLSGAGLRGQRAGETALCTVGKTGTGLTYRGYDITDLAHHAEFEEVAHLLLVGHLPTQAELDEYKTRLIGLRGLPEALKQALELIPADAHPMDVMRTGCSVLGNLEQEADFSQQQAATERMLALFPAIICYWYRFSHDGVRVDTFDHSEDSIGGYFLKLVTDKTPSELHRKVMHCSLILYAEHEFNASTFTARVCASTLSDIHSCVAGAIGSLRGPLHGGANEAAMEMIQAWKTPDEAEQNILRMLENKDKIMGFGHAIYRESDPRNALIKEWSKKLSQDVGDDHLYAVSERVEAVMKREKGLFCNADFFHASAYHFMDIPTKLFTPIFVMSRLTGWAAHVFEQRANNRIIRPSADYVGPGHQTWVPIEQR
- the prpB gene encoding methylisocitrate lyase; this encodes MSHALTQGQKFRQAVKQNDPLQIVGTINPYCAMMAKNIGHQAIYLSGGGIANASYGLPDLGITTLNDVLVDVERITNACDLPLLVDIDTGFGGAFNIARTIKAMEKAGAGAVHMEDQVAQKRCGHRPNKAIVSQQEMVDRVKAAVDARCDDSFVVMARTDALAVEGIDKAIERAIACVEAGADMIFPEAMNQLDQYVQFSQSLESAIGRRVPILANITEFGQTPLFNCEQLAKARVDMVLYPLSAFRAMNKAAEMVYQHLLTEGNQEALLDSMQTRNELYQHLKYHDYEDKLDQLFSEEQK